The Saccopteryx leptura isolate mSacLep1 chromosome 2, mSacLep1_pri_phased_curated, whole genome shotgun sequence genome has a window encoding:
- the LOC136392080 gene encoding protein S100-A7-like, giving the protein MSHTEAENSVMSMIDLFHEYTQPDDTIDEPGLLKMLKEKFPHFLEGCYKQGKDYLSHVFEKKDQNKDGKIDFSEFLSLLGVVATDYHNQSHGGEPCSEEDIETNPAKGQ; this is encoded by the exons ATGAGCCACACTGAAGCTGAGAATTCCGTGATGAGCATGATTGATCTGTTCCACGAATACACTCAACCTGATGACACGATTGACGAGCCGGGCCTGCTGAAGATGCTGAAGGAGAAATTCCCCCACTTTCTTGAGGGCTGT TACAAACAGGGCAAAGACTACCTGTCCCATGTCTTCGAGAAAAAAGACCAGAATAAAGATGGGAAGATTGATTTTTCGGAGTTTCTCTCCTTGCTGGGGGTCGTAGCGACGGACTACCACAATCAGAGCCACGGAGGAGAACCCTGCTCCGAGGAGGACATTGAGACCAACCCAGCAAAGGGCcaataa